The following coding sequences are from one Microbulbifer sp. TB1203 window:
- a CDS encoding nucleoside triphosphate pyrophosphatase, translating into MLRPLILASGSPYRRALLKQLQLPFEADSPHIDEEALPGETAQDLAQRLAAEKARALRAAHPQALIIGSDQVAECDGHILGKPGGRDRAVEQLRLCRGRAVHFHTGLSLLDAGSGEQRTELETFTVHFRRLTGEQINRYVEREKPFDCAGSFKVEGLGIVLFEKMEGSDMNSLIGLPLIRLVTMLGAFGVDPLA; encoded by the coding sequence ATGCTTCGCCCCCTGATTCTAGCTTCCGGCTCTCCCTACCGCCGCGCCCTGCTCAAGCAGCTGCAACTGCCTTTTGAAGCCGACTCGCCACATATAGATGAAGAAGCACTGCCGGGAGAGACCGCCCAGGACCTGGCCCAACGGCTGGCGGCGGAGAAGGCCCGGGCATTGCGCGCCGCTCACCCGCAGGCACTGATTATCGGCTCCGACCAGGTGGCCGAATGTGACGGCCACATCCTGGGTAAGCCCGGGGGGCGCGACAGGGCCGTGGAGCAACTACGTCTTTGCCGCGGACGAGCGGTGCATTTCCACACCGGGCTCAGCCTATTGGATGCCGGCAGCGGCGAGCAGCGTACGGAACTGGAAACCTTCACTGTGCACTTTCGCCGATTGACCGGAGAGCAAATAAATCGCTATGTGGAGAGAGAAAAACCCTTCGATTGTGCAGGTTCGTTTAAAGTGGAGGGTTTGGGAATAGTTCTATTCGAAAAAATGGAAGGATCGGACATGAATTCCCTGATCGGCCTTCCATTAATTCGACTAGTTACCATGCTTGGAGCGTTTGGCGTGGACCCGCTGGCCTGA
- a CDS encoding YceD family protein, protein MSMPPSNAALPRIVDARKLVQREQRLAGTLPRSALQRLLSAAESVDEDVRAELTFARDIQGHLAVDGVLRCRVQLLCQRCLEPMPEEIEATFRWGVVWSEDQGKALPKGLDPVVQEGDELDLYEVLEEEILLNLPMVAYHQEECVTRDRFHYGEDAGEADEQRENPFKVLEQLKGSSRKR, encoded by the coding sequence ATGTCGATGCCCCCCTCTAATGCTGCGCTGCCGCGCATTGTCGATGCTCGCAAGCTGGTACAGCGCGAGCAGCGGCTGGCCGGAACGCTTCCGCGGTCAGCGCTGCAGCGGCTGCTCTCGGCGGCCGAGTCTGTCGACGAGGATGTCCGGGCCGAGCTGACCTTTGCACGGGATATCCAGGGTCATTTGGCGGTGGACGGTGTGCTGCGCTGCCGGGTACAGCTGCTCTGTCAGCGCTGCCTGGAGCCAATGCCCGAAGAGATAGAGGCAACTTTTCGCTGGGGGGTGGTCTGGTCCGAAGATCAGGGCAAGGCGCTGCCCAAGGGCCTGGACCCAGTGGTACAGGAAGGTGATGAGCTGGACTTGTACGAAGTGCTGGAAGAAGAGATTTTGCTCAATCTGCCCATGGTGGCCTACCACCAGGAGGAGTGTGTCACCCGCGACCGCTTCCACTATGGTGAGGACGCCGGGGAGGCGGATGAGCAGCGGGAAAACCCCTTTAAAGTGCTGGAACAGTTGAAGGGTTCATCGCGCAAGCGGTGA
- the rpmF gene encoding 50S ribosomal protein L32, whose protein sequence is MAVQQNKKTRSRRGMRRSHDALGGPTLSVDPTTGEKHRRHHVTKDGFYRGRKVIDVGGAEVEE, encoded by the coding sequence ATGGCTGTTCAGCAAAACAAAAAGACCCGTTCCCGTCGCGGCATGCGTCGTTCCCACGATGCGCTGGGTGGACCCACCCTGTCTGTCGACCCGACTACCGGTGAGAAGCATCGCCGTCACCACGTGACCAAAGACGGCTTCTACCGCGGCCGCAAAGTGATCGACGTCGGCGGCGCTGAAGTAGAAGAGTAA
- the plsX gene encoding phosphate acyltransferase PlsX has product MSSQLRLAVDVMGGDLGPRSVVPACVRFLNRFPHAELELFGPQTQLQALLDEQRQPQLHGRLHITSCEQVVTQSCNPIQAVRHKRESSMARALQAVARGEVQAMVTSGNTGALLALSRSILGTIEGVRRPALGKSLPAEAGSCFLLDLGANIDCTAEDLLQFARMGIEAQRVHTGKRDLRVALLNIGAEAHKGTEEIRRAAELLEKDPAIHYAGFVEGHDIFTGVVDVVVCDGLMGNVAMKSAEGVIRLMGQKAFTIERKSPIKRFFGQLAIKLLRKWRTQVEPARYNGASFLGVKGNVIKSHGGASSEAFYRAMITAKECAEADLAARLGRAMAQVKA; this is encoded by the coding sequence TTGTCCAGCCAACTGCGATTGGCCGTGGATGTGATGGGCGGGGACTTAGGTCCCCGCTCTGTCGTTCCGGCCTGTGTCAGATTCCTCAATCGATTCCCCCATGCGGAACTGGAACTTTTCGGTCCGCAGACCCAGCTTCAGGCTCTCCTCGATGAACAGCGGCAGCCCCAATTGCACGGGCGGCTGCATATCACCTCTTGCGAGCAGGTGGTTACACAGAGCTGCAATCCCATACAGGCGGTGCGCCACAAGCGCGAATCCTCCATGGCCCGAGCGCTGCAGGCGGTGGCCCGCGGGGAGGTGCAGGCGATGGTGACCTCCGGTAACACCGGTGCACTGCTTGCGCTCAGCCGCAGCATTCTGGGTACCATCGAGGGCGTGCGGCGACCGGCGCTGGGCAAATCCCTGCCTGCGGAAGCGGGGTCCTGCTTCCTGCTGGACCTGGGTGCCAATATCGACTGCACCGCAGAGGACCTGCTGCAATTCGCCCGCATGGGCATCGAGGCGCAACGGGTACACACCGGCAAGCGGGATCTCCGGGTGGCGCTACTGAATATCGGCGCGGAGGCGCACAAGGGAACGGAGGAGATCCGCCGCGCGGCGGAATTGTTGGAGAAGGACCCGGCTATTCATTACGCTGGATTTGTCGAGGGGCATGATATTTTCACCGGCGTGGTGGATGTGGTGGTCTGCGACGGCCTGATGGGGAATGTGGCGATGAAATCCGCCGAAGGTGTAATCCGACTCATGGGTCAGAAAGCCTTCACCATCGAGAGAAAGAGTCCGATTAAGCGCTTTTTTGGCCAATTAGCCATAAAGCTGTTGCGAAAATGGCGTACACAGGTGGAACCCGCCCGCTATAATGGCGCCAGTTTTTTAGGGGTGAAAGGTAACGTGATCAAGAGTCACGGCGGCGCCAGCAGCGAGGCGTTCTACCGGGCGATGATCACTGCCAAAGAGTGCGCCGAAGCCGACCTGGCCGCCAGGCTGGGCCGCGCCATGGCGCAGGTAAAGGCGTAA